From Capricornis sumatraensis isolate serow.1 chromosome 19, serow.2, whole genome shotgun sequence:
GGAGCCATGGGCCCTGCCTACCTGGTCAGGAGGTTGGTGATTTGCAGGGCGAGGGCTGCGCGGTATCGGTCCTCCTCCCGCACCAGGTAGCGAACCTCATCGTGGATGCTGATGCAGAAGCGCCCGTCAATGGCAAACTCCTCGAACAGCCACTTCATGGCCACAAGCATGAGGTGCAGATAGTCCACCGCGGAACTCTGCACCACCCAGTTCACTCGGCTGGTCATAAACTGGGGAGGGAAGGCACAGGTGAGGAGGGCCAGACCACAAGCAGCTCCCTCCCGAGCAGGAGGCGGCACAGGAGCCCTGCCCTCCCTGAGGGCCCCGTTGCCCCGTTCCGAGGGCAGCGGTACCTCCCCGCGGACAGCACAGGGTTCCAGGGCCCGGCTGATGCGGCAGCCCAGCACCGGGGTACGCGGTATGTCAGATGTGGCAATGCTCTCCAGCTTGTTGaacatttctgactctgtgccccCCATCCAGGCTCGCTCAGCAACCACCTCCCACTTTTTCCATCGCGATCTGGGGAACGAAGAAGGGCAAGCTTTGTGTTCCACCATTATCAGAGCAAACGCACGCCAGCTCTCCCCGGGCCAGCCCAAACCCTCCCACTGACATAAACACACAGAAGGTTCTCACTTCTTCGAAGCTTCTCTCTGGATCTTGCGCAGATCCTTCAGGGAAACCCAGCCATCCTCGGTCCTGTCCACAGGGAGGTCCAACTCCTTCACCAGCCACTCACCCTCATCTGACAGCCGGTACCTGGGAGGCAGCGTCACAACCGTCACTCCCATGGGAATGCCTGTTCTGTGCCAAACCCTGGGCTAGGCGTGTTCAACACCACTCCATTTCCACAACCGCCCTGGGGTCAAAAGGCTCAGAAATGCTAAGTGACTCTGGGATCACACAGCAGGCAGAAGCAGAGCCTAGACAGGATCCCAGGATTCTGTGGGCTACCTGAGGGTAGCCCGATAAAGGACAGGGGACCCCCATTACTGTCCTAAATCTTCAACCCTGCACTGCCCAGTGACCAACAGGTGTCATGTCAGTCCAGCAGGCAGCGAAGGCTACCACCCTGcattttggggtgggggtgggaagagcatttaaaaaggcagaagacAGGACATACAGCCAGGCCTGGCTCACTCTTCTTGGTCCCCGCTGCCCAGACTCCCAGGTTCACTGTGGCTTCAGACAACACCGGGCTAGTCCCCTGCTGGCCAGTCATGTCACTCACCTGCTCAGAGGTGCCACAGGCTTTCCCCACCCACCCTCAGTCCACATCATGAAGCCTTCAAAGGTCTCCATGACTAAGACCCAGCCGTCTCTGTTGCCACTGCCTTGCCTGCGCCAGTACACGCTACCCTAGTGCATCCCCCCAGCCCCgtctccctcctcacctccctggACAACACTCTGCTCCCCCTCTCACTTGCTCTCATGCCCTGTGAGCCTGTGGGTTTGCAAACCCCATACTACTGTTTATTCTGCAGGAGCAGAGCAGGCACCCTGCAACCCCTCAGTGATAACAAATGCACAGCTTTATGAGGAAAACGGACTGTGAAGCGAGCACACATCAAAACCAAAGGACAACCCACCTGAAGCTACGTCAGAGATCATATGAGGGCTCAGGCAACAGGAAGGTCAAAAAAACAGGCGCAGCAAAGACAATAAAGCaagcctgaggcccagagatggagaagggaggggacacTCACCGGCGGAGGCCCTTGGTGACCGCATACATCTGCTGGGCCTTCTCAGCCGCCTCCTGCCGCGTGAGTCGGTGGTTGAACTGCATGAGCAGGCGCTCAGCAAAGGGCTGCCCGGCCCCATAGATGCGGCCGTAGTTGATGATCTTGGCATGCTCGCGGCTGATGCCCACGGTGGCCGCTGTCTTGCTGTGCAGATCGGTGCCCCTGCTCTTCCTACCCTGCAGGGTCATCCAGCCGAAGGCCGTGCAGCCTGGGGGCAGGGCGACAGCGAGAGAGGCGGCTTTGGAAGTGCTCCACTGGCCAGACATCAGGCCGCCTCCACTCTGCTCCAGCCCTGGCTCCCGCTTACCGTGCATGCCGGCAAAGTGGGCGTCTCCCAGCACAGCTGCGATCCATAGCTCCTGGGAGTCCACGTCGGCACCCACGAGGACGTAACCGGGCGGGGCCTGCACCATGGCCTTCAACTCACTGCCTACGCGGTCAGGCTGTGGGAAGAGGGAGGTCATACCCCATGTAGGTGGCCGGTGAGACTCCTCTCGCTCACCCCGGGGCCTGACTAGACTGAGATGTGGTGGCCCTTCCCAAGGGCGTGGTTTTAGGGAATGCAGCCAGCTCTGCCAGCTCTAGGTAAAGATCCCCTGCCCCATGCCTGGCTCACACTCAGCCCCATGGAGACACCACAAAAGCTGTGCCATGCATGCCTGGCCAGGAGCAGGTGCCCAGAACTTATCTGCCCAACAAATGGAAGGGCTGTGATGCCAGATTTGGTCTTGAGTCCCACCAGACTCAGATCTTAGTACAGGCCCATTGCAACCCCAGCTTCTTAAGACAGGAGAGGAAGGCCAGGGAGACCAGACGCACAAAGAGCACGCACCCGGGCATTGCTGGCAGTGAGCCACGTGGGCTCCACGGCCCGTCGAGTGATGGTGCCGGCCGTCACCACCTGGGGCAGGATAGCCCCGTAGCGGCCTTCCTCATCGTAGCTGGCATGCCTGTGGGGGTGTCGGGGGGAAGAACCTGAATCTCCGCAGCTGGCTTTGGTCTTAGGACCCGCCTCACTCAGCTGTCCTGTTCCCACAACCCCGATAGGACATACCTGGTCACGGCCCGGGGCAGCGCAGACCGGGGCAGCCACACCACCATCTGGGAGCTGTGGGGACACGCTGCTGAGCACCACCACGGGGGCAGGAGCCACCCCCTCACGACACAGCTCTCAACCCCCTTGCTCTGCTGCATGCCCTCCGTGCCCGGCCTCAACCCTCTCCACTGACCTGACTTGGGCTGGGCCCTGCCATCTACCACCCAGGAGCACAAGCCCTCAGGGAGACGGCCAGGCAGCTGAGGCCGCTTCTGCCCGCATCCCGGGGTGCCCATGAGGCACCCTGCTTCAGCCCGGCCACCACTGCCTCCTCCACGCTCAGGGCAGGCGTCAGCAGCCCTGGCCAGACTCTCCTCACAGGAGCGTGCTGCTGGCAGCCACCTCCGCCGTGGAGCTAGACTTTGATCCATCTGCCATTCCCAGCCTAGGATCCAGCCCCCAACACAGCTTACAGGCCACTAGCCCTTCCCAGAAGGGGCCGCACAGGGCTGGGAGAGGCCTTCGGGGACCTACAGTACCACTCTTCTTACGtaacaaggaaactgaagctggaGAGGGAAAGAGCCTGGCCCATGGGCGCACAGCACCAGGACCACAGAGAGCCTGGCCTCCAGACTGGGCGAGCCCTTTACTGTAGTACAGGCTGTCGGGGCCAGgggttgtgggggtggggagcggggaggggaagggatCCCAGGAGAGCAGTGACCTGGTCAGAGGCATGGATAGCAACAAGTCTCTGCCCTCCCCGACAGCCCACCTGATACGCTTATGGGCGTTCCTCCAAAATGAGATCATCTTATTGATTTCCAAGGCCCGGGGCCCGCTGGCGCCTCCCGGGCCAGCCTGCAGGCTGCCGTCCTCCATCTTGGGCAGGAAGTCTTTGGCGAAGGGGCTGCCCACATTGCAGCTATTGCCATCCTGTGGAGGGCAAAGAAGGTGGGGTCTGGAGGCGTGTGGCAGATCCCCAGTGCCCGAGGCACTGCCCGACACTGAGCCCAGACTGCCCCACGAGCAAAGCAGTCTGGGGCAAATCCCTGATtgcaacatacatacacacacaggcgcgtgcatacacacacacattcacacacaggcGAACACCCAGCCCCCTCCCAGGAACAGCCACCAGTCACCAGATGTGGCACTAGGCCCGACACGCCCCatgtcagttttctcttttttctcgcCCTATGTCATTTAATTCTGCCACCAGACCCCTTGCCACtcaatttttagaagaaaaacaaaggctcaaagacatccctggtggctcagatgataatctgcctgcagtgcaggagacccaggttcaatccctgtggggaagatcccttggagaaggaaatggaaacccactccagtattcttgcctggagaaccccatggacagaggagcctggcgggtcacaaagagatgcctgatgtcatttttctcttttttctagcCCTATGTCATTTAACTGTGCCACCAGGCCCCTTGCCACCCAATTTTTAGAAGCAAAACAAAGGCTCACAGAGATGGCAACTTTTGTCCAAGATCATGCTCTGCCCCTCTACTCCTGGCATTCCCACAGCAAGGCCGTCTCCTGGTTTGAGTCACTCTGCAGGCCTACTATGTGCCCCAAGTGCAGCAAGAACACCACGAAACAGGGTGTGAACCAGCACACACACCTTGTGAGGCAGCTTGAAGAACCAGCAGCCAGGGATATCCACGTCGTTATAGGGTCCGTTGCCATGGTGATAAGCTGGCTGGCTGGCTTTGGGGCCACCAGCAGCAGTCTGTGGGGGCCACACACCTATATCAGGCCCTGTTCCAGCACCTGCATTCAGCGAGGGCcatggggtaggggtgggaaaAGGGCCTGAAACGGCATGCAGCTGGGAAACGACAGGATGGCCACGCGGTCTCAGGCTCCCTCTCGGGCCTCCAACAAGGGTGGGGCTGCCCAAGGGCATGGCGGTCATCTCCCAGCCCCGCAAAACCTTGGGAACTGAGGGGGAAAGCACTACCTGGGCGCAAAAGGAGGACGTGGCTAGCCAGCACCCACCCAGAGAAGCCCTGAGCAGGCGCCCAGCTCACCGGAGCTAGCGGTTGACCTGGAACTGCCTCTCGAgagttctccatctttgcctcAGCCTCCACTTCCAAGCAGCCCAATTCTTCCACCTGGAGGGGCCCAGGTACCAAGCGAGTAAAGCGGGgggcagggctggcccacgtCCGCCAGCCCCACTCTGGGGTGAGTGAGCAGACGAGTGCCTCTGGCGCCTGGCCCCCACCCAGAGGCTGCCCCGTCCTGGAGCCAGCGCCGCCCTCACCGTCTGCCACATGGCGCCACTGTCGGACAGCAGGAACTCCTCGGCCAGGTCTGCCCGCGGCGGCTCCAGCTGCTGCTTCCCCTGTTCAAGACAGTGCTTCCTGTACAGGGACTCGATGGCTCTGCACAGAGAACGGCAGCCGCAGCCTGATTACCGCGGGCCCCCTCCGGGCCAGGCCGCCGCTGGGTGCCTTCCACCGTTCCCCGTTCAGTCCCCGGAAGCAGATCTGAGGCAGGAATGGACAGCATGCTCCCTGGCTCACAGACAGCGAGTGACAAGCTGCGAACGACAGCGCGCTGCTGGCAGGCTGGGCGTCGAGGCCCGGGCCGACTCAGGAGAAGAGCGTGCGGGGAGCAGGCCAGCAGGGAGTCAGGGCCAGGCCCGCCCCAGGCTGGCTCCTGCCCGCGCACCCACTCTTCAGCTCACAGGCGCAGGCGACCCCCATCCCTCTGTCCTCAGGCCCCACAGGCGGGTCAGACTGCCCTGCCGAGCCAGGACCCTCAATTCTGGGCCACTTCACACACTATGGCTTCTCCCCAGCACCTGCCTGTCAAAAGCTCAAGGGTTTGGGTTCTCAGACAAGAGACTAACTTCCCCATGGCCTTTTCTTCTGCCAGCTCTAAAAGGAAGATAaccaccctgtctcatgcagCTGCCTGGGGAACAAACGAGGGAAGCACCGTAAAGGATTAACACAGAATATAACCAGTGCTCAATACACGATACTCAAAGGAGGCACACAAAGTCCGTGGACCCATCACGTTCAACAGCCCTCCAGCCTGCCCTCTACGTGTTCCTGTGCAGGCAGCCGGGCTGCACGCTCCTTAGCAGGGCCTTAGCCCTTCCCACTCAAACCCCATGCCCTCAACTCCACAGGCTCGGAGGCCTGGACAGAAAGACTGCCATCAAAAGAGAACTAGAAGCCAGACGCTCCGACTCAGGCTCCTCACCCTAGCCTGAGCTGGGCTTGGCCTCTCCAACAAGGGGAAGGGTCCCGAGATGCCAGCCCCTTCCTCCCCGAGCCAGAGCCTTACGTGTGGGGGCAGGCCACCCCAGCCGATGTGGGGGCACTGCCGGCCGGCACCCGAGCCAGGTTGTCCCGCCGCCCGGGCACCAGATAGCCCCAGCCATGCTGCTCCGAGTAGTGCAGGGGGAAGCCGTCCCAGGTCAGCGCCATGAGCTTAGGTGTGACCCGCATCTGGAGGCTGAGGAGACTGGGGCCAGGGGTCCACGCAGGGTCATCGAGCCGGGGACACAGCTTCCGATACCACCTACACCGCCAGCAGAGAGCGTGTCACAGCAGTCAGGGGAGGACAGCGTGTAACGAGGAAGGCTCTCTCCATCCATGACAATGCCCAACAATCCCAAGGCCTGCTGGTGACCTCAGCCTGACATcaccaccccctccctctgggaCTCAGCCAGGACCCCCATGGAGGCCCCTAGAATAATTCAAATATCCCCCAAGGACAGATCCTCTGTCAGCCCCCTGTTCCAGGACCCATACACACTGCCCAGGGCAGGACTCCTCGCCAAGCTCCACTTCACCAGGGAAACTGCCCAGAGCAGTGCACCGGTCTGCCCGTCTGCTGCTCCAGAAGCACACCAGGGCCTCCAGCGCTCCATCCCTCAAGGGCTGCTCACCAGAGCCAATGCCAGAGCGAGGCAAGTGAGGCACTCAGGGCACAGATTCAAGGTGGCCTCCTCTCAGGGAAACACAAAATTGGCCCCTTGCTGTTCAGTCTGGATGCCCCTATTTTCCCATCTCTGCCACTTTGTGGGGCAAGAATGAAGGTCATCTCCtcaaggaagccttccttgattttCCCAGGCAGAGTTTTAGGTTCTGCCTCGACACTGATGACTCTCCTGTCTCATGATGGATATCAACTCCAGCGCAGGCTGGCTCTTCCCAGGGAGAAGCTACTAGAAAGGAGTTGTGCTTCTCCTTGCCCCTCAGAGGCTGCAGTAAGGCCCAGAGCCCAGCAGGCGCTTAGTGCACTTGTAGTGAACAAGCCCAGTGACCCGGGGGTGAGAGCAGGACCAGGAGAAGGCAGGAACAAGTGGCAGCAGGTTAGCAGGGCGCATATGCATGCTACCCGCTGTGCTGGGGCCCGGAATACGGCTGTCTCGGGGTGGAGGGAGCGATAGGGGGGCTTCTGGCCGTGTGAGGGGAAGAGCTCACCCTGGGTGTCCAGGAAGGTGCTGGGGCCGCTGGGGCAGGAGCTCTGTGGTCCCCCTCAGCTGCTCCAAGCAGGTGCGGGCTGTGACGCCTCGCTGGAACTCTTCCTCCTCACTGGGGGGGCCGGGGTCTGCACAGGGCAGGGAGGACAATCAGGACCGGGGAAGGGTATCTCAGAAAGACCCTCCCAGGACCTGCCCAGCGGTCCAGTCCAGTGGTtcgaactctgtgcttccaacgcagggggcatgggttctcCTCTGGAAGGCTGGAGCCACCACTGCCAAGGGACCCCCGGGTCCCAGGCCCTTCCCAGGGGCCCTCCCTTCCCCGCCTCCCGCCCATGTTCCCCACCTTCCTGATCCCTGGGGTCCCCAGGGGCGTCAGCCCCCTCGACAGGCAACTTGCTGGCTGCAGCCggctccctcctcttccccttcttcGCCTTCTTCTGCTTGAACTCCTGCACGTCCCACTCCAGGTCCCAGAGCCAGGGGTCCTCTTTGTACCTGCACAGCCAGTTCCCCAGGGCAGGGCTAAGGCCACGCCAGAGGCCAGGTCTCCCGCTGCCTGGCCCCTGCAGGGGGACCCTGCCCACCCAAGGGCCTGGCTACCTCTCTCCCGAGAGCAACTGGCAGGCGTCGTTGGCCAGGTCCATCAGCGACTTCTTCATCTCCCGCTGGAGCTCCTCGTAGGTGCCCTGTGCCTCCGCCAGGTAACGCTCCCAGTTCTGGTTGACGGGCAGGTAGGAGACACCCATCTCCAACATGCCAGCCAGAGTCACTGGGTGGGGACACCTTCAGGACAAACACCAGGGCTGCCATAAATGACCACGGGAGGCAAGGCTCTGGCTCAAACCCTGAGCCAGCCTGGCAATCCTCAACCCAACCACCCACATCAGAGAGACAGGGGTTTAAACTCCAGCTCCCTCCTATTTCCCAGCCATGAGACCCTGCATAAATgacttcatctctctgagccaACGttccttcatctataaaatggggacagtatCATTCCGTCCTCAGGGATAATGTGAGGATGACAGCTCACAACAGTGGAGGTGGCTGCCACCTGCTGAGTAATGACCAGGAGCCAGACACTGTGTTAACAACTCCATACACACGAAGTGTCATACCAGAGCCTTACAACTGGAGCAGCCAAGCATGCCTGTGTGTGCTTCACAGACAAgaccactgaggcccagagaaaccAAGTGCCTTGCCCAAGGTCCTCTGAGCTGGACCGGACAATTAAGATCAGAACCGGGTTTGGCTGAGGCTTCCAATTCTGACCGCATCATCAGACTGACTCACTAGGACACATAACCAAGATGGACGTGAAGCCCTTAGCTCAGGATCTGGGTTCAGAGAGGGCGCTGAGCGGACCATGAATAAGCACAGCCTGGGTCCTCCCCTCTGGGACTCTGTAGACACCCCAGAGTCCAAGGGCCAGGTGGCCAGCCCTGGACAGAGCAGCTCTATGCTCTCGGGCCAGAAAGGCTGAGGGCCCCAGCCTGAGAAAGGCCCAGCAGTACCACCGGGAACCCACTGACCCCCAGGGGTTCCCAGAGGGGCACTCCCTCACCTCTCCAGGAAGAGCGGAAGCTGCTGCTGGAAAACCTCATAGGTGGCCCACACGTC
This genomic window contains:
- the POLG gene encoding DNA polymerase subunit gamma-1, with product MSRLLWRKVAGATVGPGLVPAPGRWVSSSASDPVPSDGPPPQQPVPSSVGGQLRHNPLHIQMLSRGLHEQIFGPGGERPDEAAVRRSVEHLQKHGLWGQPAAPLPDVELRLPPLLGGSLDQHFRLLAQKQSLPYLEAANSLLQAQLPPRPPSWAWAEGWTRYGPAGEAEPVAIPEERALVFDVEVCLAEGTCPTLAVAISPSAWYSWCSRRLVEERYSWTSQLSPADLIPLEVPAGAGGPAQRDQQERLVVGHNVSFDRAHIREQYLIQGSRMRFLDTMSMHMAISGLSSFQRSLWMAAKQGKHKARPPAQRGQKSQSRANGPTISSWDWLDISSVNNLADVHGLYVGGPRLEKEPRELFVKGNMKDIRENFQDLMQYCAQDVWATYEVFQQQLPLFLERCPHPVTLAGMLEMGVSYLPVNQNWERYLAEAQGTYEELQREMKKSLMDLANDACQLLSGERYKEDPWLWDLEWDVQEFKQKKAKKGKRREPAAASKLPVEGADAPGDPRDQEDPGPPSEEEEFQRGVTARTCLEQLRGTTELLPQRPQHLPGHPGWYRKLCPRLDDPAWTPGPSLLSLQMRVTPKLMALTWDGFPLHYSEQHGWGYLVPGRRDNLARVPAGSAPTSAGVACPHTAIESLYRKHCLEQGKQQLEPPRADLAEEFLLSDSGAMWQTVEELGCLEVEAEAKMENSREAVPGQPLAPTAAGGPKASQPAYHHGNGPYNDVDIPGCWFFKLPHKDGNSCNVGSPFAKDFLPKMEDGSLQAGPGGASGPRALEINKMISFWRNAHKRISSQMVVWLPRSALPRAVTRHASYDEEGRYGAILPQVVTAGTITRRAVEPTWLTASNARPDRVGSELKAMVQAPPGYVLVGADVDSQELWIAAVLGDAHFAGMHGCTAFGWMTLQGRKSRGTDLHSKTAATVGISREHAKIINYGRIYGAGQPFAERLLMQFNHRLTRQEAAEKAQQMYAVTKGLRRYRLSDEGEWLVKELDLPVDRTEDGWVSLKDLRKIQREASKKSRWKKWEVVAERAWMGGTESEMFNKLESIATSDIPRTPVLGCRISRALEPCAVRGEFMTSRVNWVVQSSAVDYLHLMLVAMKWLFEEFAIDGRFCISIHDEVRYLVREEDRYRAALALQITNLLTRCMFAHKLGLSDLPQSVAFFSTVDIDQCLRKEVTMDCKTPSNPTGMERRYGIPQGEALDIYQIIELTKGSLEK